From a region of the Buchnera aphidicola (Aphis fabae) genome:
- a CDS encoding PTS mannitol transporter subunit IICBA, which yields MFKSIKFKIQNFGQFLSNIMMPNVSIFIAWGIMSALFMPLGWKPNKILAELIPPIIFYLLPILIGYTGGRLVGGERGGVIGSITTIGMIISAKIPMLLGGMVSGILGGWIIKNFDILVKDKIKNGFEMLVNNFSIAIIGIFLTITSFFVIGPCIEWTSSSISHLLKTIIHYNLLPIIAIIVEPAKIFFLNNTINHGVFSPLGLQDILENKNSIFFLIESNPGPGLGILLACFFFGEGDCYKSAGGAAIIEFLGGVHEVYFPYVLMNPRFLLSLILGSMTNIFILTFFQGGLIGAVSPGSILSILAMTKKNFYYINIFSIFSSFFISFLTAIVLLKLVNRKNKKFIKQSKKIINNNALNYKNDKLDYFVKDINTIVVACDAGMGSSAIGASILREKIRKKNLMNISISNVSISCIPKNADIVITHKNLTSRAKTYAPNAKHISLVNFIDHVFYDFLVNKLIKNKNFYNQIYTTKINDFNKKNKSEKLFQLSEKNIILNQFANNKEQAIKIVGKYLVEQGYVKDDYIDAMLEREKITSTWLGEHVALPHGTIQAKDNILKTGIIFCQFPEGVRFGDNIDDIAYLVIGIAAKNNEHIMVVSKITNALDDPDIITKLSKTKNIKEVLLHFNI from the coding sequence ATGTTTAAATCAATTAAATTTAAAATACAGAATTTTGGTCAATTTTTAAGTAATATAATGATGCCTAATGTAAGTATTTTTATTGCATGGGGTATTATGAGCGCATTATTTATGCCCTTAGGTTGGAAACCAAATAAAATTTTGGCAGAATTAATTCCACCTATTATATTTTATCTCTTACCTATTCTTATTGGTTATACGGGAGGTCGTTTAGTTGGAGGAGAACGAGGAGGTGTAATTGGAAGTATTACTACAATTGGTATGATTATAAGTGCTAAAATACCTATGTTATTAGGAGGAATGGTCTCGGGAATTTTAGGTGGATGGATTATTAAAAATTTTGATATCTTAGTGAAAGATAAAATAAAAAATGGATTTGAAATGTTAGTTAATAATTTTTCTATTGCAATAATTGGAATATTTTTAACAATTACTTCATTTTTTGTTATTGGACCTTGTATCGAATGGACTTCAAGTTCAATAAGTCATTTATTAAAGACAATTATACATTATAATTTATTGCCAATTATAGCTATTATAGTTGAACCTGCTAAAATATTTTTTTTAAATAATACAATTAACCATGGAGTTTTTTCTCCTTTAGGTCTTCAAGATATATTAGAAAATAAAAATTCGATATTTTTCTTAATCGAGTCTAATCCTGGACCAGGATTGGGAATATTACTCGCATGTTTTTTTTTCGGAGAAGGCGATTGTTATAAATCTGCTGGAGGAGCTGCGATTATTGAGTTTTTAGGTGGAGTTCATGAAGTTTATTTTCCTTATGTTTTAATGAATCCAAGATTTTTATTATCTCTTATTTTAGGAAGTATGACTAATATTTTTATACTGACTTTTTTTCAAGGTGGTTTAATTGGAGCTGTTTCTCCAGGATCTATTTTATCCATTTTAGCAATGACAAAAAAAAATTTTTATTATATTAATATTTTCTCTATTTTTTCTTCTTTTTTTATTTCTTTTTTAACTGCTATTGTATTATTAAAACTAGTCAATCGTAAAAATAAGAAGTTTATTAAGCAATCCAAAAAAATAATTAACAATAATGCATTAAATTATAAAAATGATAAATTAGATTATTTTGTTAAAGATATTAATACTATTGTAGTTGCTTGTGATGCTGGAATGGGATCTAGTGCAATAGGTGCCAGTATTCTACGTGAAAAAATAAGAAAAAAGAATTTAATGAATATATCTATATCTAATGTTTCTATTAGTTGTATACCTAAAAATGCTGATATTGTAATCACACATAAAAATTTAACTTCTCGTGCCAAAACATATGCTCCTAATGCTAAACACATATCCTTAGTAAACTTTATTGATCATGTTTTTTATGATTTTTTAGTAAATAAATTAATTAAAAATAAAAATTTTTATAATCAAATATATACAACTAAAATAAATGATTTTAATAAAAAAAATAAATCAGAAAAATTATTTCAATTAAGTGAGAAAAATATTATTCTTAATCAATTTGCTAATAATAAAGAGCAAGCTATTAAAATAGTTGGAAAATATTTAGTAGAACAGGGTTATGTTAAAGATGATTATATTGATGCAATGTTAGAAAGAGAAAAAATTACATCTACTTGGTTAGGCGAACACGTTGCATTACCACATGGTACAATACAAGCAAAAGATAATATTTTAAAAACTGGAATAATTTTTTGTCAGTTTCCAGAAGGTGTACGTTTTGGAGATAATATTGATGATATAGCTTATCTTGTAATTGGTATTGCAGCTAAAAACAATGAACATATTATGGTAGTGAGTAAGATTACAAATGCATTAGATGATCCAGATATTATTACTAAACTATCTAAAACAAAAAATATAAAAGAGGTTTTATTACATTTTAATATTTAA
- the miaA gene encoding tRNA (adenosine(37)-N6)-dimethylallyltransferase MiaA: MGPTCCGKSQIAMYLRKHLPIELISVDSALIYRDMDIGTDKPNYLDLKMHPHRLLNIKDPSEVYSAAEFRKDAYKEIKNILKLGKIPLLVGGTMFYYHVLLYGLSNLPPSNLEIRKYLLDKAKYNKYFLYEKLNLIDPISANNIHQNDFQRLLRALEVFYISGKTLTSLKNNTLSELPYNIIQFSILPKSKKWLYEKIEFRVKKMLMLGFQKEVENLFFRGDLNKQLPSIRCIGYRQMWEYLEYKISYNEMVSRIIFATRKLAKHQLTWLKKWKNIHFLISSTPSIIFKEISDILKKKHKFDI; the protein is encoded by the coding sequence ATAGGTCCTACTTGCTGTGGTAAAAGTCAAATTGCTATGTATCTTAGAAAACACTTACCAATAGAACTTATTAGTGTAGATTCTGCTTTAATTTATCGTGATATGGATATTGGCACAGACAAACCAAATTATTTAGATTTAAAAATGCATCCACATCGATTATTAAATATTAAAGATCCTAGTGAAGTTTATTCAGCAGCTGAATTTAGAAAAGATGCCTATAAAGAGATTAAGAATATTTTAAAGCTAGGGAAAATACCATTACTTGTTGGAGGTACAATGTTTTATTATCATGTATTATTATATGGTTTATCTAATTTACCTCCTTCAAATCTTGAAATTCGAAAATATTTATTAGATAAAGCAAAATATAATAAATATTTTTTATATGAAAAATTAAATTTAATAGATCCTATATCTGCTAATAATATTCATCAAAATGATTTTCAAAGATTATTAAGAGCATTAGAAGTATTTTATATTTCTGGAAAAACTTTGACATCTTTGAAAAATAACACACTTAGTGAACTACCATATAATATCATTCAATTCTCTATTTTACCTAAAAGTAAAAAATGGTTATATGAGAAAATTGAATTTCGTGTAAAAAAAATGTTAATGTTAGGTTTTCAAAAAGAAGTAGAAAATTTATTTTTTAGAGGTGATTTAAATAAACAATTACCATCTATACGATGTATAGGATATCGACAGATGTGGGAATATCTTGAATATAAAATTAGTTATAATGAAATGGTTTCAAGAATTATTTTTGCAACAAGAAAATTAGCTAAACATCAATTAACATGGTTAAAAAAATGGAAAAATATTCATTTTTTAATTAGTTCTACTCCAAGTATTATTTTTAAAGAAATATCAGATATTCTTAAAAAAAAACATAAATTTGATATTTAA
- the hflK gene encoding FtsH protease activity modulator HflK — MAWNKPNNHEPELDPWGKKNGSEKDYSEKKEQKKSNEKKTLINFKKFLHNINNIINTANSSNSLNKKINPVLILIFIAFLIWCARGFYTIKEAERGVVTHFGKFSHLVEPGLNWRPVFINNVQAVNVETVRELATSGVMLTSDENVVRVEMNVQYKITNPSSYLFSVAYPDDSLRQATDSALRGVIGRSTMDRILTEGRTLVRHDTQKEIEETIKPYNMGITILDVNFQTARPPEEVKAAFDDAIAARENREQYVREAEAYANEVQPKANGKAQRILEEAKAYSSRIILEAQGEVIRFLKILPEYKKAKEMTLKRIYIESMERLLSHTKKVFIDKNSNSTLFLSLNNFINDTKKNNKLFLNSIKSIKNKSNVLKKDQDINCLSALSPNNFFKQRRINSIRNDIKNIERE, encoded by the coding sequence ATGGCCTGGAACAAACCAAATAATCATGAACCAGAACTCGATCCCTGGGGAAAAAAAAATGGTTCAGAAAAAGATTATTCTGAAAAAAAAGAACAAAAAAAAAGTAATGAAAAAAAAACTTTAATAAACTTTAAAAAATTTTTACATAATATTAATAATATAATTAATACAGCGAATTCTTCAAATTCATTAAATAAAAAAATTAATCCTGTTTTAATTTTAATTTTTATAGCTTTTTTAATTTGGTGTGCTCGTGGGTTTTATACTATTAAAGAAGCTGAACGTGGAGTAGTCACTCATTTTGGAAAATTCAGTCATTTAGTTGAACCAGGATTAAATTGGAGACCAGTTTTCATTAATAATGTACAAGCTGTTAACGTTGAAACAGTTAGAGAATTAGCCACTTCTGGTGTAATGTTAACTTCTGATGAAAATGTAGTACGTGTAGAAATGAACGTACAATATAAAATTACAAATCCCTCTAGTTATCTTTTTTCTGTTGCATATCCAGATGATAGTTTAAGACAAGCAACTGATAGTGCTTTACGTGGAGTTATTGGACGTTCTACTATGGATCGTATATTAACAGAAGGACGAACTTTAGTTAGACATGATACTCAAAAAGAAATTGAAGAAACTATTAAACCATATAATATGGGTATAACTATATTGGATGTTAATTTCCAAACAGCTAGACCTCCTGAAGAAGTAAAAGCTGCTTTTGATGATGCAATTGCCGCTCGTGAAAATCGAGAGCAATATGTACGTGAAGCTGAAGCATATGCAAATGAAGTTCAACCTAAAGCTAATGGAAAAGCTCAACGTATTTTAGAGGAAGCTAAAGCATATTCTTCTCGTATAATTTTAGAAGCTCAAGGAGAAGTCATACGATTTTTAAAAATTTTACCAGAGTATAAAAAAGCAAAAGAAATGACTCTTAAAAGAATTTATATCGAATCTATGGAAAGATTGTTAAGTCATACTAAGAAAGTTTTTATTGATAAAAATAGTAACTCAACATTATTTTTATCTTTAAATAATTTTATTAATGATACAAAAAAAAATAATAAATTATTTTTAAATTCAATCAAATCGATAAAAAATAAATCTAATGTTTTAAAAAAAGATCAAGATATTAATTGTTTATCTGCATTATCTCCTAATAATTTTTTTAAACAACGACGTATAAATTCAATACGCAATGACATTAAAAATATAGAGAGAGAATGA
- the mutL gene encoding DNA mismatch repair endonuclease MutL, giving the protein MPIRILPISVSSQIAAGEIIERPASVIKELLENSIDAKSQNIDINIEEHGFKSITIKDDGYGINKNELLLAISPYATSKIFTFSDLTTINTFGFRGEALSSIRSVSRMTLISCYKYNNIGWKIYTEGFNQKIILLPIAHPIGTSVIVENLFYNIPVRLKFLNNKKSEFLKIYDVIKKIALSHFNLNILFKKNKNLVVNYNKIKSFDDRIFRLQQVFDKLDINSLLTVKQEIGNLKLFGWIVYPSYFLNSFKNIQYCYINNRFVHNSVISNAVLNAYYEITGVKINRSFILYIHIPSSEIDINIHPTKNQVRFNKSNEIYILIYNTIINILKKNKIQSFTHNFSLAKKEQCFIKDFYTFYFQLIKQNSLEKQKKLFFKNLTNNIPHIYSKKQIKNEFFYSVKLLIIVKKYYGLIYYLNNFILISFPLAKKIVNQHKLQHYIKNNIIPKSYLFNFEFLINSIQYKILFSNQLILYKFGFSFILLEKYINLTKIPYILKQQNTNLLISNFFSFIFSNNELNIKKILQWFNSNILIYKKSWSYLDGILLLLEIEYFCPLILKKPPLQLLHKINIDEALCVLKI; this is encoded by the coding sequence ATGCCTATTCGTATATTGCCAATTAGTGTATCTAGTCAAATTGCAGCAGGAGAGATAATTGAAAGACCTGCTTCTGTAATTAAAGAACTATTAGAAAATAGCATTGATGCGAAATCTCAAAATATTGATATTAATATCGAAGAACATGGTTTTAAATCAATTACTATTAAAGACGACGGTTACGGAATTAACAAAAATGAATTACTACTTGCAATTTCTCCTTATGCCACAAGTAAAATTTTTACTTTTTCTGATTTAACTACTATTAATACATTCGGATTTCGAGGTGAAGCATTATCAAGCATTAGATCGGTTTCAAGAATGACATTAATTTCTTGTTATAAATATAATAATATTGGATGGAAAATATATACTGAAGGATTTAATCAAAAAATTATATTATTACCTATCGCTCATCCGATCGGAACCAGTGTTATAGTAGAAAATTTATTTTATAATATACCAGTTCGTCTGAAATTTTTAAACAATAAAAAATCAGAGTTTTTAAAAATTTATGATGTAATTAAAAAAATAGCTTTATCTCATTTTAACTTGAATATTTTATTTAAAAAAAATAAAAATTTAGTTGTTAATTACAATAAAATAAAAAGTTTTGATGATAGAATTTTTCGGTTACAACAAGTTTTTGATAAGCTTGATATTAATTCCTTGCTAACAGTTAAACAAGAGATAGGTAATCTTAAATTATTTGGATGGATTGTATATCCTTCATATTTTTTAAATTCCTTTAAAAACATTCAATATTGTTATATTAATAATCGATTTGTACATAATAGTGTAATCAGTAATGCAGTTTTAAATGCTTATTATGAAATAACAGGAGTAAAAATTAATCGATCATTTATTTTATATATTCATATACCTTCTAGCGAAATAGACATTAATATTCATCCTACTAAAAATCAAGTTAGATTTAATAAATCTAATGAAATTTATATTCTTATATATAATACTATTATAAATATTTTAAAAAAAAATAAAATTCAGTCATTTACACATAATTTTTCTTTAGCAAAAAAAGAGCAGTGTTTTATTAAAGATTTTTATACTTTTTATTTTCAATTAATAAAACAAAATTCTTTAGAAAAACAAAAAAAATTGTTTTTTAAAAATTTAACTAATAATATTCCTCATATTTATTCAAAAAAACAAATAAAAAATGAGTTTTTTTATTCCGTAAAATTATTAATCATTGTTAAAAAATATTATGGATTAATTTATTATCTAAACAATTTTATATTAATTTCATTTCCTTTAGCAAAAAAAATTGTTAATCAACATAAGTTACAACATTATATAAAAAACAATATTATACCTAAATCTTATTTATTTAACTTTGAATTCTTAATTAATTCTATACAATATAAAATTTTATTTAGTAATCAATTAATACTCTATAAATTTGGATTTTCTTTTATTTTATTAGAAAAATATATTAATTTAACAAAAATACCTTATATTCTAAAACAACAAAATACTAATCTGTTAATATCAAATTTTTTTTCATTTATTTTTTCTAATAATGAACTAAATATTAAAAAAATTTTACAATGGTTTAATAGTAATATATTAATATACAAAAAATCTTGGAGTTATTTGGATGGTATTCTATTATTATTAGAAATAGAGTATTTTTGCCCATTGATACTAAAAAAACCTCCTTTACAATTATTACACAAAATAAATATTGATGAAGCATTATGTGTATTAAAAATATAA
- a CDS encoding mannitol-1-phosphate 5-dehydrogenase — MKVLHFGAGNIGRGFIGKTMLQSGVNLTFSDVNQNLIDALNYYKKYKVKLVGYNYERIIDVNNFQAVDLNNPDILNIISNVNLITTAIGSCSLNKIGLILAKGIILKIKLKSTIPLNIIACENKIQASSYLKGIVFKQIPIKYHKYLNEYIGFIDCSIDTIVPSTSSFEKNILSLIAENFQEWIVNKKQFKGTIPKIIDMIISNNLPSFIDRKILTLNTGHAITAYLGWIKKYIYIHESIKDQDIINIVKGAMKESGLTLIKKYNFNQKSHFAYIDKILTRFQNPFLLDKIERIARNPLQKLAKDERLIKPLLSAKKYNLSYYNLIKGIAAALYYRNKNDLESLKIDNLIKTLGIRKTLTQISNLQIDSQEMDLIVCEYTSINKIFSKKLYN, encoded by the coding sequence ATGAAAGTTTTACATTTTGGCGCTGGAAATATTGGTCGTGGTTTCATTGGAAAAACAATGTTACAGTCTGGTGTTAATCTGACTTTTTCTGATGTGAATCAAAATTTAATAGATGCATTAAATTATTATAAAAAATATAAAGTAAAGTTAGTAGGGTATAATTATGAAAGAATTATTGATGTAAATAATTTTCAAGCGGTTGATTTAAATAATCCTGATATATTAAATATTATATCTAACGTGAATTTAATTACAACGGCAATTGGATCGTGTTCTCTTAATAAAATTGGACTTATCTTAGCAAAAGGAATTATATTAAAGATTAAATTAAAATCTACAATTCCATTAAATATTATTGCTTGTGAAAATAAAATTCAAGCCAGTTCTTATTTAAAAGGTATTGTTTTTAAACAAATTCCTATTAAATATCATAAATATTTAAATGAATATATTGGTTTTATCGATTGTAGTATTGATACTATTGTACCATCAACATCTTCTTTTGAAAAAAATATACTATCTTTGATTGCTGAAAATTTTCAAGAATGGATTGTTAATAAAAAACAATTTAAAGGAACTATACCTAAAATTATTGATATGATAATCAGTAATAATTTGCCATCTTTTATAGATAGAAAAATTTTAACATTAAATACAGGTCATGCTATAACAGCATATTTAGGTTGGATAAAAAAGTATATATATATACATGAAAGTATTAAAGATCAAGACATAATTAATATTGTAAAGGGTGCAATGAAAGAAAGTGGATTAACTTTGATTAAAAAGTATAATTTCAATCAAAAAAGTCATTTTGCTTATATTGATAAAATTTTAACTCGATTTCAAAATCCTTTTTTATTAGATAAAATTGAGCGTATTGCACGAAATCCATTACAAAAACTAGCTAAAGATGAACGTTTAATAAAACCGTTATTATCAGCAAAAAAATATAATTTATCATATTATAATTTAATCAAAGGTATTGCAGCAGCATTATATTATAGAAATAAAAATGATTTAGAATCATTGAAGATTGATAATTTAATAAAAACATTAGGAATAAGAAAAACTTTAACTCAAATTTCTAATTTACAAATAGATAGTCAAGAGATGGATTTAATTGTTTGTGAATACACGTCAATTAATAAAATTTTTTCTAAAAAACTATATAATTAA
- the hflC gene encoding protease modulator HflC, with amino-acid sequence MNKLLICLSSILLLLVSSSLFIVKEGERGIVLQFGKVLRNNDQKTLVYNPGLHFKIPFLETVKMLDARIHTMDNQADRFVTKEKKDLIVDSYIKWRISDFSRYYLATGNGDIFQAEVLLKRKFSDRLRSEIGCLNVKEIVTDSRGRLTTDVLRSLNKGTVNLTNSSGINVNSMNALGIEVVDVRIKQINLPIEVSEAIYNRMRAEREAVARSQRSRGQEKAEKLRAMADYKVSMILAKAKKEALILRGQGEAEVAKLFSDNLRENSSFYLFVRSLHAYENSFKNQNNLILISSDNKFFQYMNQIISN; translated from the coding sequence ATGAATAAATTATTGATTTGTTTATCAAGTATTTTACTTCTTTTAGTTTCTTCTTCATTATTTATTGTTAAAGAAGGAGAGCGTGGAATTGTATTGCAATTTGGAAAAGTTTTAAGAAATAACGATCAAAAAACATTAGTTTATAATCCTGGATTACATTTTAAAATTCCATTTTTAGAAACTGTAAAAATGTTAGATGCTCGTATTCATACAATGGATAATCAAGCCGATCGTTTTGTTACAAAAGAAAAAAAAGATCTGATTGTAGATTCTTATATAAAATGGCGTATTAGTGATTTTAGTCGTTATTATTTAGCTACTGGAAATGGAGATATTTTTCAAGCTGAAGTATTATTAAAAAGAAAATTTAGTGATCGATTACGCTCTGAAATAGGATGTTTAAACGTAAAAGAAATTGTGACTGATTCTAGAGGAAGGTTAACAACAGATGTACTTCGATCTTTAAACAAAGGAACAGTAAACTTAACAAATTCATCTGGAATAAATGTAAATAGCATGAATGCTTTAGGTATTGAAGTTGTAGATGTTCGTATTAAACAAATTAATTTACCTATTGAGGTTTCTGAAGCTATATATAATAGAATGCGAGCAGAACGAGAAGCTGTTGCTAGAAGTCAACGTTCTCGAGGACAAGAAAAAGCAGAAAAATTACGTGCAATGGCTGATTATAAAGTTTCAATGATATTAGCAAAAGCAAAAAAAGAAGCTTTAATATTGAGGGGGCAAGGAGAAGCTGAAGTAGCAAAATTATTTTCAGATAATCTTCGAGAAAATTCTTCTTTTTATTTATTTGTTCGAAGTTTACATGCTTATGAAAACAGTTTTAAAAATCAAAATAATCTTATCTTAATTAGTTCAGATAATAAATTTTTTCAATATATGAATCAAATTATTTCAAATTAA
- a CDS encoding adenylosuccinate synthase encodes MKKNIVILGTQWGDEGKGKIVDYLSRYSAYVVRYHGGHNAGHTLVVDQKKIVLHLIPSGLLHPDVIGIISNGVVISISELVKEIEMLKKNNFFIDKRLFISNSASLILPFHIALDLEREKKLGVNAIGTTGRGIGPAYEDKIARRSLRIGDLNNEKKLSIKLEKIVNYYNDQLVSIYKHKSFDYKVILKDLLESKNIINDMITDTNIMLYSAIKNKKTIIFEGAQGSLLDIDHGTYPYVTSSNSTIGGVITGTGVGPKSLDYILGVTKAYSTRVGNGPFPTELFNDIDNYLSKKGNEFGSTTGRKRRTGWLDGVALRYAVQLNSLSALCITKLDVLDNLKEIKVCIAYQNMNTLEIHTNTSFNNLENMKPVYEIYPGWMEKTSGITKIEDLPNAAQHYIKCIEKIAGIPVDIISTGPNRNDTILVRNIFL; translated from the coding sequence ATGAAAAAAAACATTGTAATATTAGGTACTCAATGGGGTGATGAAGGCAAAGGGAAAATAGTTGATTATTTATCTAGATATAGTGCTTATGTAGTTAGATATCATGGAGGACATAATGCTGGTCATACTTTGGTAGTAGATCAAAAAAAAATCGTTCTTCATTTGATTCCATCAGGTTTATTACATCCAGATGTTATTGGTATAATTTCAAATGGAGTTGTCATCTCTATTTCAGAGTTAGTTAAAGAAATAGAGATGTTAAAAAAAAATAATTTTTTTATTGATAAACGTCTCTTTATTTCTAATTCTGCTTCTTTAATTTTACCATTTCATATTGCGCTAGATTTAGAACGTGAAAAAAAACTAGGAGTGAATGCTATTGGTACAACAGGAAGAGGTATTGGACCAGCTTATGAAGATAAAATTGCTCGTCGTTCTTTACGTATTGGAGATTTAAACAATGAAAAAAAATTATCTATAAAATTAGAAAAAATAGTTAATTACTATAATGATCAATTAGTTTCAATTTATAAACATAAATCTTTTGATTATAAAGTGATTTTAAAAGATTTATTAGAATCTAAAAATATAATTAATGACATGATAACAGATACTAATATTATGTTATATAGTGCGATTAAAAATAAAAAAACAATTATTTTTGAAGGCGCACAAGGTAGTCTTTTAGATATTGATCATGGTACATATCCTTATGTTACCTCTTCTAATAGTACTATAGGTGGAGTTATTACTGGTACAGGAGTTGGTCCAAAAAGTTTAGATTATATCTTAGGAGTAACAAAAGCTTATTCTACACGAGTAGGTAATGGACCTTTTCCTACTGAACTTTTTAACGATATAGATAATTATCTTTCTAAGAAAGGTAATGAATTTGGATCTACTACAGGTCGAAAAAGACGTACGGGATGGTTAGATGGTGTAGCTTTACGTTATGCTGTACAATTAAATTCTTTATCTGCACTATGTATAACAAAATTAGATGTTTTAGATAACTTAAAAGAGATAAAAGTTTGTATAGCTTATCAAAATATGAATACATTAGAAATTCATACTAATACATCTTTTAATAACTTAGAAAACATGAAGCCAGTATATGAAATATATCCAGGTTGGATGGAAAAAACTTCAGGTATTACAAAAATAGAAGATTTACCTAATGCTGCACAGCATTATATAAAATGTATTGAAAAAATTGCAGGAATTCCAGTTGATATAATTTCTACAGGTCCAAATCGTAATGATACTATTTTAGTAAGAAATATTTTTTTATAA
- the pgi gene encoding glucose-6-phosphate isomerase, translating into MKYVNLMQTRSWNILKNHFDIMKNVHLRDLFLLDSNRFKKFSIYFENEILVDFSKNRITENTLKYLLDLAQEMNVKQAIQSMFSGEKINETENRSVLHIALRNRQNSPIFVDNYNIMFEVNHVLKKMKDFSESVITGKWKGYTGKSISDIINIGIGGSDLGPYMVTEALRPYKNHLNIHYVSNIDGTHLAEVLKKINPETTIFLIASKTFTTEETITNANSSKIWFLRYSKDKSSLDKHFFALSANIQNALDFGINIKNIFQFWDWVGGRFSLWSSAGLSIILSIGFKNFEKFLNGAHSMDNHFYNSEYKKNIPIILALISIWYANFFGSETEAIFPYDQYMHRFSAYFQQSNMESNGKSVDKKGQKISYQTGPIIWGEPGTNGQHAFFQLIHQGTKLIPSDFIVPIISHNHLKNHHIKLICNFLAQTKALAFGTAEKSFAKESTFFKKNIKNFNQIDKNFLFKECIGNQPTNSILIRKITPYNLGALIALYEHKIFVQGHLLNIFSFDQWGVELGKILAKNIYKNFSNIENDQVLDSSTQGLISFYKSFHK; encoded by the coding sequence ATGAAATACGTTAATCTTATGCAAACTAGATCTTGGAATATTTTAAAAAATCATTTTGATATAATGAAAAATGTACATTTAAGAGATCTTTTTTTATTAGATTCTAATCGATTTAAAAAATTCTCCATTTATTTTGAAAATGAAATATTAGTTGATTTTTCAAAAAATCGTATCACTGAAAATACTTTAAAATATTTATTAGATTTAGCTCAAGAAATGAATGTTAAACAAGCAATTCAATCAATGTTTTCTGGAGAAAAAATAAATGAAACAGAAAACCGATCTGTACTGCATATTGCTTTGCGTAATAGACAAAATTCTCCTATTTTTGTAGATAATTATAATATTATGTTTGAAGTTAATCATGTATTAAAAAAAATGAAAGATTTTTCAGAGTCAGTAATTACTGGAAAATGGAAAGGTTACACTGGAAAATCCATTTCAGATATTATCAATATAGGAATTGGAGGCTCTGATTTAGGTCCGTATATGGTTACAGAAGCATTACGTCCATATAAAAATCATTTGAATATACATTATGTTTCAAATATAGATGGTACTCATCTTGCTGAGGTGTTAAAAAAAATTAATCCTGAAACAACTATTTTTTTAATAGCTTCTAAAACATTTACTACAGAAGAAACAATAACTAATGCAAATAGCTCAAAAATATGGTTTTTAAGATATTCTAAAGATAAATCTAGTTTGGATAAACATTTTTTTGCTTTATCAGCTAATATACAAAATGCATTAGATTTTGGTATTAATATAAAAAATATTTTTCAATTTTGGGATTGGGTTGGTGGTCGTTTTTCATTATGGTCTTCTGCAGGATTATCTATTATTTTATCTATTGGATTTAAAAATTTTGAAAAGTTTTTGAATGGCGCTCATTCTATGGATAACCATTTTTATAATTCAGAGTACAAAAAAAATATACCGATAATATTAGCGCTTATTAGTATTTGGTATGCTAATTTTTTTGGTTCTGAAACAGAAGCAATATTTCCATATGATCAATATATGCATAGATTTTCAGCTTATTTTCAACAATCTAATATGGAATCTAATGGTAAATCAGTAGATAAAAAAGGCCAAAAGATATCTTATCAAACTGGACCTATTATTTGGGGAGAACCAGGAACTAATGGTCAACATGCTTTTTTTCAATTAATACATCAAGGTACTAAATTAATTCCAAGTGATTTTATTGTTCCTATTATTTCGCATAATCATTTAAAAAATCATCATATAAAACTAATATGTAATTTTCTAGCTCAAACTAAAGCACTGGCTTTTGGAACTGCAGAAAAATCTTTTGCAAAAGAATCAACGTTTTTTAAAAAAAATATAAAAAATTTCAACCAAATAGATAAAAATTTTTTATTTAAAGAGTGTATAGGAAATCAACCGACAAATTCTATTTTAATACGAAAAATCACACCTTATAATTTAGGTGCATTGATTGCTTTATATGAGCATAAAATTTTTGTACAAGGTCATTTATTAAATATTTTTAGTTTTGATCAATGGGGTGTAGAATTAGGAAAAATTTTAGCTAAAAATATTTATAAAAATTTTTCTAATATAGAAAATGATCAAGTTTTAGACTCTTCTACACAAGGTTTAATAAGTTTTTATAAGTCTTTTCATAAATAA